In one window of Cytophagaceae bacterium ABcell3 DNA:
- a CDS encoding TIGR04290 family methyltransferase: MKEKDITDQIQSMQPWFHNIHLPSGVQTAPDHFLGDFPSFKWQALKDHIPADLNGWKVLDIGCNAGFYSIELAKRGADVLGIDLDPHYLRQAEWVAEQFRLPNKIRFKQMQVYDLVNLNEDFDLIWFMGVFYHLRYPLLAMDILSRKVKEMLVFQTLSMPGEKQEHVPDDVSLEKREVFLKDEWPKMAFIEKKYAGDPTNWWAPNPSAMEAIIRSCGMEVVSAPLDETLICKPVSRDHWNESEYLSAIGMDWKKEAEMKVKK; the protein is encoded by the coding sequence ATGAAAGAAAAGGATATCACCGACCAGATACAATCAATGCAGCCATGGTTCCACAACATCCATTTGCCTAGTGGAGTACAAACGGCTCCTGATCATTTTCTCGGAGATTTCCCATCTTTCAAATGGCAGGCCTTAAAAGACCATATTCCTGCCGATCTCAATGGGTGGAAAGTGTTGGACATAGGCTGCAATGCAGGATTCTATTCCATAGAGTTGGCAAAACGCGGCGCTGATGTACTTGGAATAGATCTCGACCCACACTATTTACGACAAGCAGAATGGGTCGCAGAGCAGTTTAGGCTACCCAACAAAATCAGGTTTAAGCAAATGCAAGTTTATGACCTGGTAAACCTTAACGAAGATTTTGACCTAATTTGGTTTATGGGTGTGTTTTACCACCTTCGGTACCCATTATTGGCTATGGACATTCTTTCTAGAAAGGTAAAGGAAATGTTAGTTTTCCAAACCCTATCTATGCCTGGCGAAAAGCAAGAACATGTACCAGATGATGTGTCGCTAGAAAAGAGAGAAGTCTTTCTAAAAGATGAGTGGCCAAAGATGGCATTTATTGAGAAAAAATATGCCGGTGACCCTACAAATTGGTGGGCTCCAAATCCTTCTGCAATGGAAGCGATCATCAGAAGTTGCGGAATGGAAGTAGTAAGCGCCCCCTTAGATGAAACGCTTATCTGTAAACCTGTTTCACGAGACCATTGGAATGAGTCTGAATATCTATCAGCCATTGGCATGGATTGGAAGAAAGAAGCAGAGATGAAGGTAAAAAAGTAG
- a CDS encoding glycosyltransferase: MKIVILGLSLTSSWGNGHATTFRGLIKELTKKNHHVTFLERDVPWYASSRDLPNPDFCDLHLYKSLEELKDRWHTTIKNADLVIVGSYVPQGVKVGEWVQNTTRGIAAFYDIDTPVTLAKLERKDYEYLKPELIPAYDLYLSFTGGPTLDLLEKKYNSPKAKALYCSFDPNLYHPVSCEKKWDLGYLGTYSTDRQPPLNNLMLKAATVLPEQRFVVAGAQYPDNLRWPKNTEHIHHLPPADHSCFYNSQRFTMNITRADMIRAGYSPSVRLFEAAACGTPVISDDWDGLTTLFKEEESILIARKTSDTTSFLQEIPDSQRRSIGENARKVVMENHTAAHRAAELEEYVRELTDIGINV, from the coding sequence ATGAAAATCGTCATATTAGGTTTATCGCTCACCTCTTCGTGGGGCAACGGACATGCCACTACTTTCAGAGGGCTAATAAAAGAACTTACTAAAAAGAACCACCATGTTACTTTTTTAGAAAGAGATGTCCCTTGGTATGCCTCAAGCAGGGACCTGCCCAACCCAGACTTTTGCGACTTGCACCTTTATAAAAGTTTGGAAGAACTAAAAGACCGGTGGCACACGACAATCAAAAATGCCGATCTTGTTATAGTCGGTTCCTATGTCCCGCAAGGAGTTAAAGTTGGTGAGTGGGTACAAAACACTACCCGAGGGATTGCTGCTTTCTACGATATTGATACCCCGGTAACTTTAGCAAAACTTGAAAGAAAAGATTATGAGTACCTAAAGCCAGAACTCATTCCAGCTTACGACCTCTACCTTTCTTTTACAGGAGGCCCAACATTAGACCTGCTAGAAAAAAAATATAATTCGCCTAAAGCCAAAGCTCTTTACTGCTCTTTTGACCCAAACCTATACCATCCAGTATCTTGTGAAAAGAAATGGGACCTAGGTTACCTGGGAACCTATAGCACAGACAGGCAGCCACCTTTAAATAACCTGATGTTAAAAGCAGCCACAGTACTGCCTGAACAAAGATTTGTTGTAGCAGGAGCCCAATATCCAGACAACCTACGCTGGCCAAAAAACACAGAGCATATCCACCACCTCCCCCCGGCTGACCACAGCTGTTTTTATAATAGCCAACGATTTACAATGAACATTACTAGAGCAGATATGATACGTGCAGGGTACTCTCCTAGCGTTAGACTCTTTGAGGCTGCAGCTTGTGGAACACCCGTTATCAGCGACGATTGGGATGGTTTAACAACTTTGTTTAAAGAAGAAGAATCTATTTTGATAGCCAGAAAAACTAGCGATACCACTTCTTTCCTTCAGGAAATACCAGACAGTCAGCGAAGGAGTATCGGTGAGAATGCACGAAAAGTAGTAATGGAAAACCATACCGCTGCACACAGAGCAGCAGAACTTGAAGAATACGTGAGAGAGCTGACCGATATAGGCATTAATGTGTAA
- a CDS encoding glycosyltransferase: MNNKSIAFFGSSLISAYWNGAATYYRGILRALHNLGYDITFFEPDAYQRQEHRDIPDPEYSKVVVYKATEKAVFDMLQKASSADIVIKASGVGVFDELLEAEVLKLKTSKNKIIFWDVDAPATLDRIEKDPKDPFHEHIPQYDMVLTYGGGEPVIKAYTSHGAKKCIAVYNALDTNTHFPVKSDERFQADLAFLGNRLPDRESRVEEFFIKAACLCPHKEFIIGGSGWHDKPMPSNIKNIGHVYTKDHNAFNSTSKAVLNISRDSMARYGFSPATRVFEAAGAGACIISDQWEGIEFFFEPGKEILVANNGEEVAALLKDLSPNTAAKIGEAARKKVISAHTYPKRAEELHPVLQENIDQNVEV, from the coding sequence ATGAACAATAAAAGCATTGCATTTTTTGGCTCTAGCCTTATTTCAGCATATTGGAATGGTGCCGCTACTTATTATAGGGGCATACTTAGGGCGCTGCACAATCTAGGCTACGACATTACTTTTTTTGAGCCAGACGCTTACCAACGCCAAGAGCACAGGGACATACCAGACCCTGAATATTCAAAAGTAGTGGTTTACAAAGCCACCGAAAAAGCTGTATTTGACATGCTGCAAAAAGCTTCTTCGGCAGATATTGTAATAAAAGCCAGTGGAGTGGGTGTATTTGACGAACTTTTGGAAGCAGAAGTTCTTAAGCTGAAGACCAGTAAAAACAAAATTATCTTTTGGGATGTAGATGCTCCTGCCACTTTAGACAGAATCGAAAAAGATCCTAAAGATCCATTTCATGAACACATTCCTCAATATGACATGGTGTTGACCTATGGCGGAGGAGAGCCTGTAATTAAAGCATATACTTCGCACGGGGCAAAAAAATGCATAGCGGTATATAATGCTTTAGACACAAACACGCACTTTCCAGTAAAGTCAGATGAAAGATTCCAAGCAGATCTGGCTTTCTTAGGAAACCGCTTACCAGACCGGGAAAGCCGTGTAGAAGAGTTTTTTATCAAAGCAGCCTGTCTGTGCCCACATAAAGAATTCATCATAGGCGGAAGCGGATGGCACGACAAACCTATGCCATCCAATATTAAAAACATTGGGCATGTATATACCAAAGACCACAATGCATTCAACAGTACATCCAAAGCAGTCTTGAACATTAGCAGAGACAGTATGGCCAGGTATGGCTTTTCCCCCGCTACCCGGGTTTTTGAAGCAGCCGGAGCCGGTGCATGCATAATCAGTGATCAATGGGAAGGTATAGAGTTCTTCTTTGAACCAGGCAAAGAAATACTCGTGGCCAATAATGGCGAAGAAGTAGCTGCTCTACTTAAAGACCTTTCGCCAAATACAGCTGCCAAAATTGGCGAAGCAGCCAGAAAGAAAGTCATTTCTGCCCATACCTATCCAAAAAGAGCAGAAGAATTGCACCCGGTATTACAAGAAAACATTGACCAAAACGTAGAAGTCTAA
- a CDS encoding glycosyltransferase, whose protein sequence is MKILLFYHSLLSDWNHGNAHFLRGIATELINRGHNVQVFEPENGWSLSNLKKDYGNKAVEEFYKYYPQLETNFYNHDNFNYEQALKDADLVIVHEWNEQKVVSRLGKEKSRLGYKLLFHDTHHRIISDKEAMAAYDLSQYDGVLAYGEVIRKIYEQEHKVNKSWTWHEAADTNIFRPLEKNFEGDLVWVGNWGDEERTEELHEFLINPVKSLKLKAKIYGVRYPKKAIEALENAGIEYGGWLPNYKAPEAFSKYKVTVHVPRRPYVETLPGIPTIRPFEALACGIPLISSPWEDTEHLFRTNQDYLMVKDGAEMKNQLQHLIQNKEARNNIAQNGLETIQKAHTCKHRVDELEAICEEIGLNVFETLNK, encoded by the coding sequence ATGAAGATATTACTTTTTTACCATTCATTACTATCAGACTGGAACCATGGCAATGCCCATTTTTTAAGAGGTATAGCTACCGAGTTGATTAACCGAGGTCATAATGTACAAGTTTTTGAGCCTGAAAATGGATGGAGTCTTAGCAACCTAAAAAAAGACTATGGGAACAAGGCCGTTGAGGAATTCTATAAGTATTACCCTCAACTAGAAACCAATTTCTACAACCATGATAATTTCAATTATGAACAAGCCCTAAAAGATGCAGACCTGGTCATTGTACATGAGTGGAACGAACAAAAAGTGGTTTCACGGTTAGGGAAGGAAAAAAGCCGATTAGGTTATAAACTCCTTTTTCATGATACTCACCACCGGATAATCTCTGATAAAGAAGCAATGGCCGCTTATGATTTAAGCCAATATGATGGCGTGTTGGCTTACGGAGAGGTTATCAGAAAGATTTATGAACAAGAGCATAAAGTAAATAAATCATGGACATGGCACGAAGCAGCAGACACAAACATATTCCGCCCTTTAGAGAAAAACTTTGAAGGCGATCTAGTATGGGTAGGAAACTGGGGCGATGAAGAAAGAACAGAAGAACTTCATGAGTTTTTGATAAACCCTGTCAAGTCACTAAAATTAAAAGCAAAAATATACGGCGTACGCTATCCTAAAAAAGCCATTGAGGCATTAGAAAATGCCGGAATTGAATATGGCGGATGGCTTCCCAACTATAAAGCGCCAGAAGCGTTTTCTAAATATAAAGTAACCGTACATGTACCAAGAAGGCCTTATGTAGAAACCTTGCCAGGCATTCCTACCATCAGGCCTTTTGAGGCTTTAGCTTGTGGCATACCGCTTATCTCCTCCCCTTGGGAAGACACAGAACACCTATTCAGAACCAACCAAGATTACCTAATGGTGAAAGATGGAGCGGAAATGAAAAACCAACTTCAACATCTCATTCAGAATAAGGAAGCCCGAAACAATATTGCACAAAATGGCCTTGAAACCATTCAAAAAGCACATACCTGTAAGCATAGAGTGGATGAGCTAGAAGCAATTTGTGAAGAAATCGGATTAAACGTGTTTGAAACATTAAATAAATAA
- a CDS encoding glycosyltransferase family 4 protein has product MADNNKIKILMTADTIGGVWTYATELAKVLAPYNIHVHLATMGAPLSPEQQYDVRYTKNITVHESSYKLEWMENPWEDVEKAGAWLLELNKSIKPDLIHLNNYVHGSLPWGKPVLVAAHSCVLSWWQAVKNEDAPTEWSTYQQKVSEGLQAADLVIAPSQNMMHCAKEYYGPFKNSKVIYNGSDIGTFRKKSKKPIIFAMGRVWDEAKNLNLLAEIAAELPWPVYIAGDNQDPSNGELTNLRNVVFLGKLSKKEITKWLSEASIFVMPSRYEPFGLAMLEAGMSGCALVAGQIDSLAEIWENNAVFINNDDQQGLKECLIMLIENDSLRTSLANRAEMHSRRYDSRQMAENYFREYQKLLFPRKPAKSRIAKTEKVTEL; this is encoded by the coding sequence ATGGCAGATAATAACAAAATAAAAATATTAATGACAGCCGACACCATTGGTGGAGTCTGGACATATGCGACTGAGCTGGCAAAGGTTCTGGCACCATACAATATACATGTACATTTGGCAACAATGGGAGCGCCACTTTCTCCCGAACAACAATATGATGTCAGATATACAAAAAATATCACTGTCCATGAAAGCAGCTATAAATTGGAATGGATGGAGAACCCATGGGAAGATGTAGAGAAAGCGGGCGCTTGGCTCCTCGAGCTAAACAAATCCATCAAACCAGATCTTATTCATCTGAATAATTATGTACATGGTTCGCTTCCTTGGGGCAAACCAGTTTTAGTTGCAGCCCATTCATGTGTACTATCATGGTGGCAGGCTGTAAAAAATGAAGACGCTCCTACTGAATGGTCCACATACCAGCAAAAAGTATCTGAAGGCTTACAAGCTGCTGATCTGGTAATAGCTCCTTCTCAAAATATGATGCATTGTGCCAAAGAGTACTATGGCCCTTTTAAAAACTCTAAAGTCATATACAATGGTTCCGACATCGGCACATTCAGAAAGAAAAGCAAGAAACCTATCATTTTTGCAATGGGCAGGGTTTGGGACGAAGCTAAAAACTTAAACCTATTAGCAGAAATAGCAGCCGAACTTCCTTGGCCTGTATATATTGCCGGAGACAACCAAGACCCCTCAAATGGCGAATTGACAAACCTCAGAAATGTTGTTTTTCTAGGAAAATTAAGCAAAAAAGAGATTACCAAGTGGTTATCGGAAGCTTCCATTTTTGTAATGCCATCTCGCTATGAACCTTTTGGACTGGCTATGCTAGAAGCAGGCATGTCCGGATGTGCCCTTGTAGCTGGACAAATCGATTCTCTGGCTGAAATATGGGAAAACAATGCTGTTTTTATCAATAACGATGACCAACAAGGCTTAAAAGAATGTCTTATCATGCTTATTGAAAACGACAGTTTAAGAACCAGTTTAGCCAATCGGGCTGAAATGCATAGCAGAAGATATGACTCCCGACAGATGGCTGAAAACTACTTTAGAGAATACCAAAAGCTATTGTTTCCTAGAAAACCTGCTAAAAGCAGGATTGCAAAAACAGAAAAAGTTACTGAATTATGA
- a CDS encoding Gfo/Idh/MocA family oxidoreductase, translating into MEELIFKQSEKSERTFKPSLGFLGVGWIGRNRMEAVQKTEKATISMVADVSEETTKEALKAAPQAKQASSFDAILKNEEVDGVVIATPSALHANQSIQALNAGKSVFCQKPLGRTAQETAEVVRTAEKYNLSLGVDLSYRHTKAMRAVYNLIKSGNLGEIYAVELVFHNAYGPDKPWFYDPEQSGGGCVIDLGVHLTDLAMWCLDFPEVKNVSSKLFHQGKPLPKDAKVVEDYGIARIDLANDAAIDLRCSWNLQAGKEAEIKAVFYGTKGGACFRNINGSFYDFVAEAYYGTKTEVMVEPPDDWMGRAAAVWAEELAAGAEFDKDAWQYVKVSEILDMIYGR; encoded by the coding sequence ATGGAAGAGTTAATTTTTAAGCAATCAGAAAAATCTGAAAGAACTTTTAAACCATCACTGGGATTTTTAGGAGTAGGTTGGATCGGGCGAAACAGAATGGAGGCTGTCCAAAAAACCGAAAAAGCTACCATATCTATGGTGGCAGATGTCTCAGAAGAAACCACCAAAGAAGCCTTAAAAGCAGCTCCTCAGGCTAAACAAGCTTCCTCTTTTGATGCCATATTAAAAAATGAAGAAGTTGACGGTGTTGTTATTGCTACACCAAGTGCATTACACGCCAACCAATCGATTCAGGCATTAAATGCCGGTAAATCTGTTTTTTGCCAAAAGCCCCTCGGAAGGACTGCTCAAGAAACTGCCGAAGTAGTCAGAACAGCCGAAAAATATAACCTTTCATTGGGAGTAGACCTCTCCTACCGCCACACCAAGGCTATGCGAGCAGTGTATAACCTCATTAAGTCAGGCAACCTTGGAGAAATATATGCGGTAGAACTGGTATTTCACAATGCCTATGGCCCTGATAAACCATGGTTTTATGATCCAGAGCAATCAGGTGGCGGTTGCGTCATTGACTTGGGCGTCCACCTGACCGATCTGGCTATGTGGTGCCTGGACTTTCCGGAAGTGAAAAACGTCAGCTCCAAACTTTTCCACCAAGGCAAACCATTACCAAAAGACGCAAAAGTAGTGGAAGATTATGGCATTGCCAGAATTGACCTAGCCAATGATGCCGCTATTGATTTACGCTGTTCATGGAATTTGCAAGCAGGAAAAGAGGCTGAAATTAAAGCCGTTTTTTATGGTACCAAAGGAGGCGCATGCTTTAGAAACATCAACGGCTCTTTCTATGACTTTGTAGCAGAAGCTTACTATGGCACCAAAACAGAAGTAATGGTAGAACCACCAGACGATTGGATGGGGCGTGCCGCTGCGGTTTGGGCCGAGGAATTAGCCGCTGGTGCAGAATTTGACAAAGACGCATGGCAGTATGTAAAAGTTTCAGAAATCCTGGACATGATATATGGCAGATAA
- a CDS encoding zinc-binding dehydrogenase — MIRSSETLENQKTDVQLMDAAVLTEPGKFEIQKVNIPEPKANQVRVKVEGCGVCASGIPLWEGREWFQYPIPAGNPGHEGWGTVDEVGKDVKGYAPGERVSFLSYHSFAQYDIADADALVKLPPSLYGQPFPGEPLGCAMNIFERSDIRKGQTVAIIGIGFLGALLTQLCKNAGANVIALSQRPFSLEVADKNGADELIPLDDHWKIIEKVKHLTDGKFCDRVIEATGKEWPLNLAGELTMERGRLIIAGFHQDGMRSVNIQLWNWRGLDVINAHERDPKMYMKGIRNALKAVTDSELSPASLYTHTYSLDEINDAFRTMASRPEGFVKALIKI; from the coding sequence TTGATACGTTCCAGTGAAACATTAGAAAATCAAAAAACCGATGTTCAGCTAATGGACGCTGCGGTATTGACAGAACCTGGGAAATTTGAAATCCAGAAAGTCAATATTCCTGAACCAAAAGCCAATCAGGTAAGGGTAAAAGTAGAAGGGTGTGGTGTTTGTGCTTCAGGCATCCCTTTATGGGAAGGTCGTGAATGGTTTCAGTACCCTATTCCGGCAGGCAATCCTGGCCATGAAGGCTGGGGCACAGTAGATGAGGTAGGAAAAGATGTAAAAGGATACGCTCCTGGCGAAAGGGTGTCTTTTTTGTCTTACCATTCTTTTGCCCAATACGACATAGCAGATGCCGATGCATTGGTAAAACTGCCACCATCGCTTTATGGGCAGCCATTTCCGGGAGAGCCGTTAGGCTGTGCCATGAACATCTTTGAACGAAGCGATATCCGCAAAGGGCAAACTGTTGCCATCATTGGCATAGGCTTTTTAGGGGCACTGCTAACCCAGCTTTGTAAAAATGCAGGCGCTAACGTCATTGCCCTATCCCAGCGACCATTTTCTTTAGAAGTGGCCGATAAAAACGGCGCCGACGAGCTTATACCGCTTGACGACCATTGGAAAATCATTGAAAAAGTAAAACACCTAACAGACGGTAAATTCTGTGACCGGGTAATAGAAGCCACCGGAAAGGAGTGGCCATTAAACTTGGCTGGTGAGTTAACCATGGAAAGGGGCCGCTTAATCATAGCAGGCTTTCATCAGGACGGAATGCGCTCTGTAAACATCCAACTTTGGAACTGGCGTGGATTAGATGTTATCAATGCCCACGAAAGAGATCCTAAAATGTATATGAAAGGGATTAGAAACGCATTGAAGGCTGTGACTGATTCAGAGCTTTCGCCGGCCTCACTTTATACCCATACTTATAGTTTAGATGAAATTAATGATGCTTTTAGAACCATGGCTTCACGTCCAGAAGGTTTTGTAAAGGCGCTTATAAAAATATAA
- a CDS encoding GDP-mannose 4,6-dehydratase translates to MFSDNKIYNNSNVHITGLLEWLRPGEHERVEKLVEDCKRLGIEHLRTGFSWADWYTEGGKEWYDWLIPFLSKNLEVLPCFLYTPPSIGLAPKVSAPPKEPKSYADFLDIIITRYDQHFEWVELWNEPNNKVEYDYTLDLNWKRFSQMINMAAYWMKQRGRKTLLGGMSPIDPNWLHNMFSQGAMEHIDAVGIHGFPEVFDQHWDGWEKNINAIRETLNHHGHKAEIWITEAGFSTWQHDELKQLEEFKKAQKAPADRLYWYAAYDLDPKHPTVGGMHLDEREYHFGLKKCDGTPKLLYRMIEQKGIGLKEKMPYLKKASQNDKEKYALICGGAGFIGTNLAKSLVENGQKVMILDNVSRPGVEKNLKWLYDQYGVNIEIETGDIRNQHVVKKLVNHASEIYHFAAQVAVTTSLYNPVNDFEINARGTLNILEAIRTTAAPIPLIFTSTNKVYGSLKDIQFVEKDHRYMPQSTDLCNTGIAENRPLDFHSPYGCSKGAADQYVLDYARTYGIPATVFRMSCVYGPHQYGNEDQGWVAHFLIKALEKETISIYGNGKQVRDVLFVQDLIKAFELASRNIEKLSGQAYNIGGGIENTTSLVELIHSIGKLTGETPKVEFAPARTGDQLYYVSDIRKFSEATGWRPENSINKGLHNLLVWVCKQKGIELSSFKNIKKEATIDTFQ, encoded by the coding sequence ATGTTTTCAGACAACAAAATATATAACAATAGCAATGTTCATATAACAGGCCTGTTGGAATGGTTGAGGCCAGGCGAACATGAGCGTGTGGAAAAACTGGTAGAGGACTGCAAAAGGCTTGGCATAGAACACCTGAGAACAGGTTTTTCATGGGCTGATTGGTATACAGAAGGTGGTAAAGAATGGTATGACTGGCTAATCCCTTTTTTATCGAAGAATCTGGAGGTACTTCCGTGCTTCCTTTACACACCACCATCTATAGGTTTGGCTCCCAAAGTTTCAGCGCCGCCCAAAGAACCTAAGTCATATGCAGACTTTCTGGACATAATTATTACCCGATATGACCAACATTTTGAATGGGTGGAACTTTGGAACGAACCGAACAATAAGGTAGAATACGACTACACCCTTGACCTGAATTGGAAAAGGTTTTCTCAAATGATCAATATGGCCGCCTATTGGATGAAGCAAAGAGGTAGAAAAACCTTACTAGGCGGCATGAGTCCCATTGACCCCAATTGGCTGCATAACATGTTCTCGCAAGGGGCGATGGAACATATAGACGCTGTAGGCATTCATGGTTTTCCCGAAGTATTTGACCAACACTGGGATGGTTGGGAAAAGAATATTAACGCTATCAGGGAAACGTTAAACCATCATGGCCACAAAGCAGAAATATGGATTACAGAAGCAGGTTTCTCCACTTGGCAACATGACGAATTAAAGCAACTAGAAGAGTTTAAAAAAGCCCAAAAAGCTCCGGCGGACAGGCTTTACTGGTATGCTGCGTATGACCTAGACCCGAAACACCCTACAGTCGGTGGCATGCATTTGGACGAGCGGGAGTATCACTTTGGGCTAAAGAAATGTGATGGCACTCCGAAACTCCTTTACAGGATGATTGAGCAAAAGGGAATTGGGCTAAAGGAGAAAATGCCATACCTAAAAAAAGCATCACAAAATGACAAAGAAAAATATGCATTAATCTGTGGCGGTGCTGGATTTATAGGTACCAATTTAGCAAAGAGCTTGGTGGAAAATGGCCAAAAAGTCATGATTTTAGACAATGTGTCGAGACCAGGAGTAGAGAAAAACCTTAAGTGGCTGTATGATCAATATGGCGTAAACATAGAAATTGAAACCGGTGATATCAGAAACCAACATGTGGTCAAAAAGCTGGTAAACCATGCCAGTGAGATATACCATTTTGCGGCTCAAGTGGCTGTAACAACTTCTTTATACAACCCGGTAAATGATTTTGAAATTAATGCCCGGGGAACATTGAACATATTGGAAGCTATCAGGACGACAGCTGCTCCTATACCACTGATTTTTACATCAACCAACAAAGTATATGGTTCTTTAAAGGATATCCAATTTGTTGAAAAAGATCACAGGTATATGCCTCAGAGTACTGACTTGTGCAATACCGGAATTGCAGAAAACAGACCACTGGACTTCCACAGCCCCTATGGCTGTTCCAAAGGAGCGGCAGATCAGTATGTTTTAGACTATGCCAGAACATATGGAATACCAGCCACTGTATTCAGAATGAGCTGCGTATACGGCCCTCATCAATACGGAAACGAAGACCAAGGCTGGGTAGCCCACTTTTTAATCAAGGCACTAGAGAAAGAAACAATATCGATCTATGGCAATGGCAAACAAGTACGTGACGTACTTTTTGTCCAAGACCTGATAAAAGCTTTTGAATTGGCCAGTAGAAACATAGAGAAGCTCTCAGGACAAGCCTACAATATAGGTGGAGGAATAGAAAACACCACAAGTCTTGTCGAGCTAATACACTCAATAGGCAAACTTACAGGAGAAACACCAAAGGTGGAGTTTGCTCCAGCCAGAACAGGAGATCAGCTTTACTATGTTTCAGACATAAGAAAATTTTCGGAAGCAACAGGCTGGCGGCCTGAAAACAGCATCAACAAAGGTTTGCACAACCTCCTTGTATGGGTGTGCAAGCAAAAAGGAATTGAACTAAGTTCATTTAAAAACATAAAAAAGGAGGCTACTATTGATACGTTCCAGTGA
- a CDS encoding NAD-dependent epimerase/dehydratase family protein: MAKRVLITGGAGFIGSHLTDELIRCGYKVRVLDNLSEQVHGKNCKRPDYLHPEAELIVGDVRDKDIVKESLKGIDAVYHFAALVGVGQSMYKVNDYVDVNNTGTSVLLEALVEKPVRKLVVASSMSIYGEGLYLDKQGNKIMHCERKLEDLKKSNWELYNQNGHELIPVPTTEDKHPSLSSIYALTKYDQEKMCLMIGQAYNIPTVAMRFFNVYGTRQALSNPYTGVLAIFASQLLNNNQPMVFEDGLQQRDFINVKDVAKACRLALEKEKATGEVFNVGSGNKYTINEIATCLAGVTGNHHILPKVTGKYRVGDIRHCFSDMTKSREILGFVPEISFEEGLTELAEWLQDQSASDHVSKASKELETRGLTV, from the coding sequence ATGGCAAAAAGAGTTCTGATTACAGGTGGGGCTGGATTTATCGGCTCCCATCTAACAGATGAATTAATCAGATGTGGGTATAAGGTAAGAGTTCTTGATAACCTTTCTGAACAGGTACATGGGAAAAATTGTAAACGACCAGACTATCTGCACCCAGAAGCAGAGTTAATCGTCGGAGATGTAAGGGACAAAGATATAGTAAAAGAATCACTTAAAGGAATAGACGCAGTCTATCACTTTGCCGCTTTGGTAGGTGTAGGGCAAAGTATGTATAAGGTAAATGATTATGTGGACGTCAACAACACAGGCACCTCCGTCTTGCTTGAAGCATTGGTAGAAAAGCCGGTTCGAAAATTGGTTGTCGCTTCGAGTATGAGTATTTACGGGGAAGGGCTTTACCTAGACAAGCAAGGCAACAAGATCATGCACTGCGAAAGAAAGTTGGAAGACCTCAAAAAAAGTAATTGGGAGCTATACAACCAAAATGGGCATGAGCTCATTCCTGTGCCCACAACAGAGGACAAACACCCGAGCCTTTCCTCTATTTACGCATTGACCAAATATGACCAAGAAAAAATGTGCTTGATGATTGGGCAAGCATATAATATCCCTACGGTAGCCATGCGATTTTTTAATGTTTATGGCACAAGGCAAGCGCTTTCAAACCCATACACGGGCGTATTGGCCATCTTTGCCTCACAACTTTTGAACAACAACCAACCAATGGTTTTTGAAGATGGCCTTCAACAAAGAGACTTTATCAATGTAAAAGATGTAGCCAAAGCTTGCAGGTTAGCGCTAGAAAAAGAAAAAGCCACCGGAGAAGTCTTTAATGTAGGTAGTGGAAACAAATATACCATCAATGAAATAGCTACCTGCTTGGCTGGTGTAACAGGGAACCACCATATTTTACCAAAGGTGACCGGAAAATATCGGGTAGGTGATATCAGGCACTGCTTTTCCGACATGACCAAATCACGTGAGATTTTAGGGTTTGTCCCAGAGATCAGTTTTGAAGAAGGGCTCACAGAGCTTGCCGAATGGCTGCAAGACCAAAGCGCCTCTGACCATGTCAGCAAGGCAAGCAAAGAGCTAGAGACCAGAGGACTGACCGTGTAA